In Streptomyces sp. NBC_01717, one DNA window encodes the following:
- a CDS encoding ABC transporter permease, whose amino-acid sequence MTATVTTPRTTGLDASTPASSFARHRTGVVLVGALALLILGAFLIGGGTWPGSLTVDLTGPLGHVSDWIIDNRDTHPLFLYFFGHISNAVVLSVRGVYLVLLAAGWAGVTVAAGLIAWRVAGVRLALTAVAAFILCALLGMWVPTMQTLALMVVAVLASVILGALLGLAAGLSDRVFRSLRPVLDTMQVMPAFAYLLPVVLVFGIGVPAAVLATVIYAAPPMARLTALGLRDADAGVMEAAASLGATGRQRLLTARLPLARKELLLGLNQTIMMALSMAVIASVIGAGGLGDRVYQALASVDVGAALAAGIPIVLLAVVLDRVTAAAGTRIGTTAPQAGPAWSGWAVVVAGTVGAAVVARLASKPTWPDAWTVGIAEPVNEAVGWMTDHLYSGVPVIGGTADWAAHFTTWILDPVRDGLQWLPWWALLLLVAVLAMVIGTWRTTLTAVLAMAAIGVLGVWDPALNTLSQVLAGVAVTLVIGFAVGIAASRSERVERLLRPVLDVFQTMPQFVYLIPVVALFGVGRAPAVAAAVIYALPAVVRITTQGMNSVDPVVMESSRSLGATGMQQLRKVQLPLARPALLLAVNQGVVLVLAVVVIGGLVGGGALGYDVVFGLAQGDLATGLVAGAAIVCLGLMLDRVTQPTQRRTEKGA is encoded by the coding sequence ATGACCGCCACTGTCACCACTCCGCGTACCACCGGGCTGGACGCCTCCACACCGGCTTCCTCCTTCGCGCGGCACCGCACCGGCGTCGTGCTGGTCGGCGCCCTCGCACTGCTGATACTCGGCGCCTTCCTCATCGGCGGCGGGACATGGCCCGGGAGCCTGACCGTCGATCTGACCGGTCCGCTCGGGCACGTCAGCGACTGGATCATCGACAACCGCGACACCCACCCGCTGTTCCTCTACTTCTTCGGGCACATCAGCAACGCCGTCGTGCTGTCCGTACGCGGCGTCTACCTGGTCCTGCTCGCCGCCGGCTGGGCCGGTGTCACGGTCGCCGCCGGTCTGATCGCCTGGCGGGTCGCCGGCGTCCGGCTCGCACTCACCGCCGTCGCCGCGTTCATCCTCTGCGCACTGCTCGGCATGTGGGTGCCCACGATGCAGACCCTCGCGCTGATGGTCGTCGCCGTCCTGGCCTCCGTGATCCTCGGAGCACTGCTCGGCCTGGCCGCCGGTCTGTCCGACCGGGTGTTCCGCTCTCTGCGCCCGGTACTCGACACCATGCAGGTCATGCCGGCCTTCGCGTACCTGCTGCCGGTGGTGCTGGTCTTCGGCATCGGTGTGCCTGCCGCCGTCCTGGCGACCGTCATCTACGCGGCACCTCCGATGGCCCGGCTGACCGCGCTCGGACTGCGCGACGCCGACGCCGGCGTCATGGAGGCCGCGGCCTCGCTCGGCGCGACGGGACGGCAGCGGCTCCTCACCGCCCGGCTTCCGCTCGCCCGCAAGGAACTGCTGCTCGGCCTCAACCAGACGATCATGATGGCCCTGTCGATGGCCGTCATCGCCTCCGTGATCGGCGCGGGCGGCCTCGGTGACCGCGTCTACCAGGCCCTCGCCTCCGTCGACGTCGGCGCCGCGCTCGCCGCCGGCATTCCGATCGTGCTGCTCGCCGTCGTCCTCGACCGGGTCACCGCCGCAGCCGGCACCCGCATCGGCACCACCGCCCCGCAGGCCGGGCCCGCCTGGTCCGGCTGGGCCGTCGTGGTGGCCGGCACTGTCGGCGCCGCCGTCGTGGCACGGCTCGCCTCCAAGCCGACCTGGCCCGACGCCTGGACCGTCGGCATCGCCGAGCCGGTCAATGAGGCCGTCGGCTGGATGACCGACCACCTCTACTCCGGCGTGCCCGTCATCGGCGGCACGGCGGACTGGGCCGCCCACTTCACCACCTGGATCCTCGATCCGGTACGCGACGGGCTCCAGTGGCTGCCCTGGTGGGCACTGCTCCTGCTGGTCGCCGTACTCGCCATGGTGATCGGCACCTGGCGCACCACGCTGACCGCCGTCCTCGCGATGGCCGCGATCGGCGTGCTCGGCGTCTGGGACCCGGCGCTCAACACGCTCTCCCAGGTGCTGGCCGGCGTCGCCGTCACCCTGGTGATCGGTTTCGCCGTCGGCATCGCCGCTTCCCGGAGCGAGCGGGTGGAACGCCTGCTGCGTCCGGTGCTCGACGTGTTCCAGACGATGCCGCAGTTCGTCTACCTCATCCCTGTGGTCGCTCTGTTCGGCGTCGGCCGCGCACCGGCGGTGGCCGCCGCCGTCATCTACGCGCTGCCCGCCGTCGTCCGCATCACCACGCAGGGAATGAACAGCGTCGACCCCGTCGTCATGGAGTCCTCTCGTTCGCTCGGTGCCACCGGGATGCAGCAGCTGCGCAAGGTCCAGCTGCCGTTGGCCCGCCCGGCACTGCTGCTCGCCGTCAACCAGGGAGTCGTCCTCGTACTCGCCGTGGTCGTGATCGGCGGTCTCGTCGGCGGAGGTGCTCTCGGCTACGACGTCGTGTTCGGCCTCGCCCAGGGCGACCTCGCGACCGGTCTGGTCGCAGGTGCCGCGATCGTCTGCCTCGGCCTGATGCTCGACCGTGTCACGCAGCCGACACAGCGCCGCACCGAAAAGGGGGCCTGA
- a CDS encoding ABC transporter ATP-binding protein, with amino-acid sequence MTDSAQTPPSAPVLEFRDLRVDFALASSTVHAVRGVNFSVTAGETLAVVGESGSGKSATALSALRLNPEPPCVYAGGQVLLDGKDVLALREKELRKVRGAQISMVFQDPMTSLDPLQRVGDQVAEVLRLHGDHTRVEARRAALTALDEVGIPDPERRYGQYPHELSGGLRQRVMIASALVARPRVLIADEPTTALDVTVQRQILELLVQLQQRHGMAVLLITHDLGVVAETADRVVVMRHGEVVETGDVEQVFTRPTASYTRDLLAATPRLEPVA; translated from the coding sequence ATGACCGACTCCGCACAGACCCCACCGTCCGCGCCCGTCCTCGAATTCCGGGACCTGCGTGTCGACTTCGCGCTCGCCTCCTCGACCGTGCACGCGGTACGCGGGGTGAACTTCTCGGTCACCGCCGGCGAGACCCTTGCCGTGGTCGGCGAGTCCGGCAGCGGCAAGTCGGCCACCGCCCTGTCCGCGCTGCGCCTCAACCCCGAACCCCCGTGCGTGTACGCGGGCGGCCAGGTGCTGCTCGACGGCAAGGACGTACTCGCCCTGCGCGAGAAGGAGTTGCGCAAGGTCCGCGGCGCCCAGATATCCATGGTCTTCCAGGACCCGATGACCAGCCTCGATCCGTTGCAGCGGGTGGGCGACCAGGTCGCCGAGGTACTGCGGCTGCACGGCGACCACACCCGCGTCGAGGCCCGCCGGGCGGCGCTGACCGCACTGGACGAGGTCGGCATCCCCGACCCGGAACGGCGCTACGGCCAGTACCCGCACGAACTCTCCGGCGGCCTGCGCCAGCGCGTCATGATCGCCTCCGCACTCGTCGCCCGGCCCCGCGTCCTCATCGCCGACGAGCCCACCACTGCGCTCGACGTGACAGTGCAGCGGCAGATCCTGGAGCTGCTCGTACAGCTCCAGCAACGCCACGGCATGGCCGTCCTGCTGATCACCCACGACCTGGGCGTCGTCGCCGAGACCGCCGACCGTGTCGTCGTCATGCGGCACGGCGAGGTCGTCGAGACCGGCGACGTGGAACAGGTCTTCACGCGCCCCACCGCCTCGTACACACGCGATCTGCTGGCCGCCACTCCCCGACTGGAGCCCGTCGCATGA
- a CDS encoding creatininase family protein has protein sequence MTHRNLTEATWRETRAAAPDAIAVLPIGSQEQHAEHLPMGTDTMLADAVVSRALALLDERAAAGDDVPDLVRLPTLPYGHSPHHLFAAALTLSAPVLGMVLDELLDSLAACGYRRVLVVNGHGGNDEIMRLAVKRFALRADVTAAACSYWTLTDTGEPEQDADAPDEKHAALVPGHAGWFETSLMLAAQPELVRAERARHEPVEPPPLFDKPPYPGLTVERHGEWERVGGATDDAAGADAAHGERLLDRRARGLARAVLAFDAASRPVA, from the coding sequence ATGACCCACCGGAATCTGACCGAGGCCACCTGGCGCGAGACGCGGGCAGCGGCTCCCGACGCGATCGCCGTCCTGCCGATCGGTTCGCAGGAGCAGCACGCCGAGCACCTGCCGATGGGCACGGACACGATGCTCGCCGACGCCGTGGTCTCCCGCGCCCTGGCTCTGCTCGACGAGCGGGCCGCCGCCGGTGACGACGTGCCCGATCTCGTGCGGCTGCCGACGCTGCCGTACGGGCACAGCCCGCACCATCTGTTCGCGGCGGCGCTGACGCTGTCCGCGCCAGTGCTCGGCATGGTCCTCGACGAGCTCCTCGACTCGCTGGCCGCCTGCGGCTACCGGCGGGTGCTCGTCGTCAACGGACACGGCGGCAACGACGAGATCATGCGGCTCGCGGTCAAGCGGTTCGCGCTGCGCGCCGACGTGACGGCCGCGGCCTGCTCCTACTGGACGCTCACCGACACCGGCGAGCCCGAGCAGGACGCGGACGCGCCGGACGAGAAGCACGCCGCGCTGGTGCCCGGGCACGCCGGCTGGTTCGAGACGTCGCTGATGCTGGCCGCACAGCCGGAGCTGGTACGTGCCGAGCGCGCCCGGCACGAGCCGGTCGAGCCGCCGCCGCTGTTCGACAAGCCGCCCTACCCCGGTCTGACCGTGGAGCGGCACGGCGAGTGGGAGCGGGTGGGCGGCGCCACCGACGACGCGGCCGGCGCCGACGCCGCGCACGGCGAGCGCCTGCTCGACCGGCGCGCCCGCGGCCTGGCCCGCGCGGTGCTCGCCTTCGACGCCGCGTCGCGGCCCGTCGCGTGA
- a CDS encoding RidA family protein: MTTDSPLPGRHAITTAGAPAPIGGYSQGVAAGPYLFTSGFGPQDPVTGELGETIDEQTHQVLANLSALLATDGLTLDDVVKATVHLQDVHRDFAGFDQVYRKHFSDPRPARTTVGSELMGILVEIDVVALRRNT; the protein is encoded by the coding sequence TTGACCACCGACAGTCCCCTCCCCGGGCGCCACGCCATCACGACCGCCGGGGCGCCCGCGCCGATCGGCGGATACAGCCAGGGCGTCGCCGCGGGTCCGTACCTGTTCACCTCCGGCTTCGGTCCGCAGGACCCGGTCACGGGCGAGCTGGGCGAGACGATCGACGAGCAGACCCACCAGGTGCTCGCGAATCTGAGCGCTCTCCTGGCAACCGACGGGCTCACGCTCGATGACGTGGTGAAGGCGACGGTCCATCTCCAGGACGTGCACCGTGACTTCGCCGGGTTCGACCAGGTCTACCGGAAGCACTTCAGCGACCCGCGGCCGGCACGCACGACGGTCGGCTCCGAGCTGATGGGTATCCTCGTGGAAATCGACGTGGTGGCGCTGCGCCGGAACACCTGA
- a CDS encoding ABC transporter substrate-binding protein: MARLRTPLIALVCAAGLVAVAGCGAADMTRQPSPFANAQGAKTVTLSVQSWVGAQANTAVAQYLLEHELGYRVDTVQIDEVPAWDALSQGRVDAILEDWGHPDQEARYVKDKKTITPGGDLGVTGHIGWYVPTYFAKAHPDVTDWKNLNKYADRFRTAESGGKGQLLDGSPSYVTNDKALVKNLGLDYQVVFSGSEAAQITQIKQFAKEKKPFLTYWYKPQWLFEKVPMTEIELPPYKDGCDADAEKVECAYPHTPLKKYLNARFAGNGGKAAQFLKNFSWGTEEQNEVALMIADQKLSPQEAAKKWVDKNESTWRAWLPK, translated from the coding sequence ATGGCTCGTCTGCGCACACCTCTGATCGCGCTCGTCTGCGCCGCCGGTCTGGTAGCCGTTGCCGGCTGCGGGGCGGCGGACATGACGCGCCAGCCCTCTCCGTTCGCCAACGCGCAGGGCGCCAAGACCGTGACGCTCTCGGTCCAGTCATGGGTCGGCGCCCAGGCGAACACCGCCGTGGCCCAATACCTTCTCGAACACGAGCTGGGCTACCGCGTCGACACCGTTCAGATCGACGAGGTGCCCGCCTGGGACGCCCTCAGCCAAGGCCGGGTGGACGCCATCCTGGAGGACTGGGGCCATCCGGACCAGGAGGCCCGGTACGTCAAGGACAAGAAGACGATCACGCCCGGCGGGGACCTCGGCGTCACCGGCCACATCGGCTGGTACGTCCCCACGTACTTCGCCAAGGCGCACCCCGACGTCACCGACTGGAAGAACCTCAACAAGTACGCCGACCGGTTCCGCACCGCCGAGAGCGGCGGCAAGGGCCAGTTGCTGGACGGCTCTCCGTCGTACGTCACCAACGACAAGGCGCTCGTGAAGAACCTCGGCCTGGACTATCAGGTCGTGTTCTCGGGCTCCGAGGCGGCGCAGATCACCCAGATCAAGCAGTTCGCCAAGGAGAAGAAGCCGTTCCTCACCTACTGGTACAAGCCGCAGTGGCTGTTCGAGAAGGTACCGATGACGGAGATCGAACTGCCTCCGTACAAGGACGGTTGCGACGCCGACGCAGAGAAGGTCGAGTGCGCCTATCCGCACACGCCGCTGAAGAAGTACCTCAACGCGCGCTTCGCCGGCAACGGCGGCAAGGCGGCTCAGTTCCTCAAGAACTTCTCCTGGGGCACCGAGGAGCAGAACGAGGTGGCTCTGATGATCGCCGATCAGAAGCTCTCACCTCAGGAGGCGGCAAAGAAGTGGGTCGACAAGAACGAGTCGACGTGGCGCGCCTGGCTGCCCAAGTGA
- a CDS encoding ROK family protein produces MAHERIPLRLVPDPRPDESAGRDVGVLGAVEVLPGLVRAALLTRAGAVRERAQARFDARSLDPAVVDAALREATVVFAGQALLGVGVAAAGVVDPAAGRIIEANDAPALRGYPVADRLAGLAGAPVRIEHRARVQVLGDRWFGAGRGRRSFASVATGEVLGVGILYAGEVLAPTGGRSGAHMTVTASGRLCTCGRRGCWKTVATTRWLRERAAEHGLAPEAATLAALVASDAPAAGDLVARYAENLVLGLATVQQLFACGLFVLHGEALDGGEPFRAMVESRLRADVLGGGEAPTVVLGEAADTGALLGAAGLVLSGPRP; encoded by the coding sequence ATGGCGCATGAACGTATTCCTTTGCGGTTGGTACCCGATCCGCGTCCGGACGAGTCGGCCGGGCGGGACGTCGGTGTGCTGGGCGCCGTCGAGGTGCTGCCCGGATTGGTGCGTGCCGCGCTGCTCACCCGCGCCGGAGCCGTACGCGAGCGGGCGCAGGCCCGCTTCGACGCGCGCAGCCTCGACCCGGCCGTCGTCGACGCGGCCCTGCGGGAGGCGACGGTGGTGTTCGCAGGGCAGGCCCTGCTCGGCGTCGGCGTGGCCGCGGCCGGTGTGGTGGATCCGGCGGCGGGCCGGATCATCGAGGCGAACGACGCCCCGGCGCTGCGCGGCTACCCGGTGGCCGACCGGCTCGCCGGGCTGGCCGGTGCGCCGGTGCGGATCGAGCACCGGGCGCGCGTGCAGGTGCTCGGCGATCGCTGGTTCGGCGCGGGGCGCGGCCGCCGCTCGTTCGCCTCCGTCGCGACCGGTGAGGTCCTCGGCGTCGGCATCCTCTACGCGGGGGAGGTGCTTGCCCCGACCGGTGGGCGCAGCGGCGCCCACATGACGGTCACCGCGAGCGGCCGGCTCTGCACCTGCGGACGGCGCGGCTGCTGGAAGACCGTGGCGACGACCCGCTGGCTGCGCGAGCGCGCCGCCGAGCACGGCCTCGCTCCGGAGGCGGCCACACTGGCGGCGCTGGTGGCGTCCGACGCCCCGGCCGCCGGTGATCTCGTCGCGCGCTACGCGGAGAACCTGGTGCTCGGCCTCGCCACCGTCCAGCAGCTGTTCGCGTGCGGCCTGTTCGTGCTGCACGGCGAGGCCCTCGACGGCGGTGAACCGTTCCGGGCCATGGTCGAGTCCCGGCTGCGCGCCGATGTGCTCGGCGGCGGTGAGGCTCCCACCGTGGTCCTCGGCGAGGCCGCGGACACCGGCGCGCTGCTCGGGGCGGCGGGCCTGGTCCTGTCGGGGCCTCGGCCTTAG
- a CDS encoding ATP-binding cassette domain-containing protein, translated as MTTTPLLEIDGLRKEFPGRPPSVAVDDVSLTVREGETFALVGESGCGKTTLTRLLLRLLEPTAGSVRFDGTDLLALNGAALRPLRRQMQVVLQDPYSSMNPRLRIADIVGEPLVTHEEWARGRRGRAKVRDRVGELLDSVGLDASILDRYPHEFSGGQRQRISIARALALEPRLVVLDEPTSALDVSVQARVLDLLAELQGRLGLTYFFISHNLAVVRQIADRVAVMRQGRIVESGTADQVFTAPEDAYTRRLLDAVPVPDPSRRILRSVPA; from the coding sequence ATGACCACGACCCCGCTTCTGGAAATCGACGGCCTGCGCAAGGAGTTCCCCGGCCGCCCGCCGAGCGTCGCCGTCGACGACGTCTCCCTCACCGTCCGGGAGGGCGAGACCTTCGCCCTGGTCGGCGAGTCCGGCTGCGGCAAGACAACGCTGACCCGGCTGCTGCTCCGGCTGCTCGAACCCACCGCGGGCAGCGTGCGTTTCGACGGCACGGACCTGCTGGCTCTGAACGGCGCCGCGCTGCGGCCGCTGCGCCGGCAGATGCAGGTCGTGCTCCAGGACCCGTACTCCAGCATGAATCCGCGACTGCGGATCGCCGACATCGTCGGGGAGCCGCTCGTCACCCACGAGGAGTGGGCGCGCGGGCGGCGCGGCCGGGCCAAGGTGCGCGACCGGGTCGGAGAGCTCCTCGACTCCGTCGGTCTGGACGCGAGCATCCTGGACCGGTATCCGCACGAGTTCTCCGGCGGGCAGCGCCAGCGCATCTCCATCGCGCGGGCACTGGCCCTGGAGCCACGCCTGGTCGTGCTCGACGAGCCGACCAGCGCGCTCGACGTGTCCGTGCAGGCCCGCGTCCTCGACCTGCTCGCCGAACTCCAGGGTCGCCTCGGCCTGACCTATTTCTTCATCTCGCACAACCTGGCCGTCGTCCGTCAGATCGCCGACCGGGTGGCCGTGATGCGGCAGGGCCGCATCGTCGAGTCCGGCACCGCCGACCAGGTGTTCACCGCACCCGAGGACGCGTACACCCGGCGGCTCCTGGACGCCGTGCCGGTACCCGACCCCAGCCGCCGGATCCTGAGGAGCGTCCCGGCATGA
- a CDS encoding quaternary amine ABC transporter ATP-binding protein — protein MNTPPHVFSVRDLWKVFGPKADRVPGDAELGALTPAELRERTGCTAAVRDVSFDVRKGEVFVVMGLSGSGKSTLVRCLTRLIEPTSGEITIDGEDVLSMDAGRLRELRRHRAAMVFQHFGLLPHRSVIDNVAYGLEIQGMGRAKRRERAAEFIAKVGLDGMENRRPGQLSGGQQQRVGLARALAVDPEVLLFDEPFSALDPLIRRDMQEEVVRLHREEGRTMVFITHDLNEALKLGDRIALMRDGQIVQLGTPEEIVGTPADDYVRDFVRDVPREQVLTVQTAMRPADGEESISGPALAPGTTVSDAIEAVVRTGRTARVVDDGRCLGVVDHACLLGVVAGIPAVKEAA, from the coding sequence ATGAACACGCCGCCGCACGTTTTCTCCGTACGCGACCTGTGGAAGGTGTTCGGTCCCAAGGCCGACCGCGTCCCCGGTGATGCCGAACTCGGTGCGCTCACCCCGGCCGAGCTGCGCGAGCGCACCGGCTGCACCGCAGCGGTGCGCGACGTCTCGTTCGACGTCCGCAAGGGCGAGGTGTTCGTCGTCATGGGCCTGTCCGGGTCCGGCAAGTCCACGCTCGTGCGCTGCCTCACCCGGCTCATCGAGCCGACGTCCGGTGAGATCACCATCGACGGCGAGGACGTGCTGTCGATGGACGCCGGCCGGCTGCGCGAACTACGCCGCCACCGCGCCGCCATGGTCTTCCAGCACTTCGGCCTGCTGCCGCATCGCTCGGTGATCGACAACGTGGCCTACGGGCTCGAGATCCAGGGCATGGGCCGCGCGAAGCGGCGCGAGCGGGCGGCCGAGTTCATCGCCAAGGTCGGCCTCGACGGCATGGAGAACCGCCGTCCCGGACAGCTCTCCGGCGGTCAGCAGCAGCGGGTCGGACTTGCGCGTGCGCTCGCCGTCGACCCCGAAGTGCTGCTGTTCGACGAGCCGTTCAGCGCGCTCGACCCGCTGATCCGCCGCGACATGCAGGAGGAAGTCGTACGCCTGCACCGCGAGGAAGGTCGAACGATGGTCTTCATCACCCATGACCTGAACGAGGCGCTCAAGCTCGGCGACCGCATCGCGCTCATGCGCGACGGACAGATCGTGCAGCTGGGCACTCCGGAGGAGATCGTGGGGACGCCGGCCGACGACTACGTACGGGACTTCGTGCGCGACGTACCGCGTGAGCAGGTCCTGACGGTGCAGACAGCCATGCGTCCCGCCGACGGAGAGGAGAGCATCTCGGGCCCGGCACTTGCACCCGGTACCACGGTCTCCGATGCGATCGAGGCAGTCGTCCGCACCGGCAGGACCGCACGCGTGGTCGACGACGGCCGCTGCCTGGGCGTGGTCGACCACGCCTGCCTGCTCGGCGTCGTAGCCGGGATACCGGCCGTGAAGGAGGCCGCGTGA
- a CDS encoding GMC family oxidoreductase — protein MTDYDYVIVGGGTAGSVIASRLTENPDITVALIEGGPSDVGRDDVLTLRRWMGLLGGELDYDYPTTEQPRGNSNIRHSRARVLGGCSSHNTLIAFKPLPSDWDEWAEAGAAGWDAASMDPYFHKLRNNIVPVDEADRNAIARDFVDAAQTTLGVPRVEGFNKEAFRDGVGFFDLAYHPENNKRSSASVAYLHPFLDRPNLHIALETWAFRLELAGTRATGVHVRTKDGAERLVRARREVVVCAGAVDTPRLLMHSGIGHRAELEKLGIPVVHDLPGVGENLLDHPESVIVWETHGPIPENSAMDSDAGLFVRRDPNSQGPDLMFHFYQIPFTDNPERLGYERPAHGVSMTPNIPKPKSRGRLYLTSPDPEVKPALDFRYFTDEDDYDGRTLVDGIRIAREIAAQEPLAGWLKREVCPGPEITSDEDISEYARKVAHTVYHPAGTCRMGAADDELAVVEPDLTIRGLDGIRIADASVFPTMTTVNPMIGVLMVGEKCADLLGATTGGHA, from the coding sequence GCGCCGCTGGATGGGCCTCCTCGGCGGTGAGCTGGACTACGACTACCCCACCACCGAGCAGCCCCGCGGCAACTCGAACATCCGCCACAGCCGGGCCCGGGTCCTCGGCGGCTGTTCGTCCCACAACACCCTCATCGCCTTCAAGCCGCTGCCGTCCGACTGGGACGAGTGGGCCGAGGCGGGCGCGGCCGGCTGGGACGCGGCGTCGATGGACCCGTACTTCCACAAGCTGCGCAACAACATCGTCCCCGTCGACGAGGCCGACCGGAACGCCATCGCCCGCGACTTCGTCGACGCGGCGCAGACCACACTCGGGGTGCCGCGCGTCGAGGGCTTCAACAAGGAGGCCTTCCGGGACGGTGTCGGCTTCTTCGACCTCGCCTACCATCCCGAGAACAACAAGCGTTCCTCGGCGTCGGTGGCGTATCTGCACCCCTTCCTCGACCGACCGAACCTCCACATCGCCCTGGAGACCTGGGCGTTCCGGCTGGAGCTGGCAGGAACGCGTGCGACCGGCGTGCACGTGCGGACCAAGGACGGTGCGGAGCGGCTCGTGCGGGCGCGGCGAGAAGTGGTGGTGTGTGCCGGTGCGGTGGACACCCCGCGGCTGCTGATGCACTCCGGCATCGGGCACCGCGCGGAGCTGGAGAAGCTCGGCATCCCCGTGGTGCACGACCTGCCGGGTGTCGGTGAGAACCTGCTCGACCATCCCGAGTCCGTCATCGTCTGGGAGACGCACGGGCCGATTCCCGAGAACTCAGCGATGGACAGCGACGCCGGGCTGTTCGTACGGCGGGATCCGAACAGCCAGGGTCCCGACCTGATGTTCCACTTCTACCAGATCCCGTTCACCGACAACCCCGAGCGCCTCGGCTATGAGCGGCCCGCGCACGGCGTGTCGATGACGCCGAACATCCCGAAGCCGAAGAGCCGCGGACGGCTGTACCTGACCAGTCCCGACCCCGAGGTCAAACCCGCACTCGACTTCCGGTACTTCACCGACGAGGACGACTACGACGGCCGCACGCTCGTCGACGGGATCAGGATCGCCCGCGAGATCGCAGCGCAGGAACCGCTGGCCGGCTGGCTGAAGCGCGAGGTCTGCCCGGGGCCCGAGATCACCTCCGACGAGGACATCAGCGAGTACGCGCGCAAGGTCGCGCACACCGTCTACCACCCGGCCGGAACCTGCCGCATGGGCGCGGCCGACGACGAACTCGCCGTCGTCGAACCTGACCTGACGATCCGGGGCCTCGATGGCATCCGGATAGCCGACGCGTCCGTCTTCCCGACGATGACGACCGTCAACCCGATGATCGGCGTGCTGATGGTCGGGGAGAAATGCGCAGATCTGCTCGGTGCCACTACTGGGGGTCATGCCTGA
- a CDS encoding mandelate racemase/muconate lactonizing enzyme family protein: MKITEVDVHVVNLPLVNPFTSSFETKTGETRTVVRIKTDSGVEGWGETMWGRPVAAIVRDLAEDLIGTSPFALESFHRRHHMVPFFYGYLGYAALAAIDVACWDAMGKATGQSVTDLLGGPVRHEVPLTALITRADAPGADAGDLPRMLAEHTERVVAEGGFTAVKLKGTKDVQGDVAILRAVRAALPEVSLRVDPNAAWSVPDSVRAGIALEELDLEYLEDPCVGIEGMSQVRQKVRIPLCTNMCVVRFEDFAPAMRLNAVDVIHGDVYKWGGIAPTKALAAHCETFGLGMNLHSGGELGIATAAHLAVVASTPVLSRAIDSMYYLHADDIIEPLTLNNGSLRVPDGPGLGVTVDEDKLRHYAEVNAREGDLTN, from the coding sequence ATGAAGATCACCGAGGTCGACGTCCACGTCGTCAATCTGCCGCTGGTCAACCCGTTCACCAGCTCGTTCGAGACAAAGACCGGGGAAACACGCACCGTGGTGCGCATCAAGACCGACTCCGGCGTGGAGGGCTGGGGCGAGACGATGTGGGGCCGCCCGGTCGCCGCGATCGTCCGCGACCTCGCCGAGGACCTGATCGGAACGAGCCCGTTCGCCCTGGAGTCCTTCCACCGCCGCCACCACATGGTGCCGTTCTTCTACGGCTACCTGGGCTACGCCGCCCTGGCCGCGATCGACGTCGCCTGCTGGGACGCCATGGGCAAGGCCACCGGGCAGTCCGTGACCGACCTGCTGGGCGGCCCGGTGCGCCACGAGGTGCCGCTGACCGCGCTGATCACCCGCGCCGACGCACCCGGCGCCGACGCGGGCGACCTGCCGCGCATGCTCGCCGAGCACACCGAGCGCGTGGTGGCCGAGGGCGGCTTCACGGCCGTGAAGCTCAAGGGCACCAAGGACGTACAGGGCGACGTCGCAATCCTTCGGGCAGTGCGCGCCGCCCTGCCCGAGGTGAGTCTGCGCGTGGACCCGAACGCCGCATGGTCGGTGCCCGACTCGGTGCGCGCCGGTATCGCCCTGGAGGAGCTGGACCTGGAGTACCTGGAGGACCCGTGCGTCGGGATCGAGGGCATGAGCCAGGTCCGCCAGAAGGTGCGCATCCCGCTGTGCACCAACATGTGCGTGGTCCGCTTCGAGGACTTCGCGCCCGCCATGCGGCTCAACGCGGTCGACGTGATCCACGGTGACGTCTACAAGTGGGGTGGTATCGCGCCGACGAAGGCGCTGGCCGCGCACTGCGAGACGTTCGGCCTCGGCATGAACCTGCACAGCGGCGGCGAGCTGGGCATCGCGACGGCCGCACACCTCGCGGTGGTTGCCAGCACCCCGGTGCTGTCGCGTGCCATCGACTCCATGTACTACCTGCACGCGGACGACATCATCGAGCCGCTCACGCTGAACAACGGCAGTCTGCGGGTGCCGGACGGTCCGGGTCTCGGCGTCACCGTCGACGAGGACAAGCTCCGCCACTACGCCGAGGTGAACGCGCGCGAAGGAGACCTCACCAATTGA